Proteins encoded together in one Catellatospora citrea window:
- a CDS encoding DNA-directed RNA polymerase subunit beta', producing MLDVNFFDELRIGLAGAEDIRRWSHGEVKKPETINYRTLKPEKDGLFCEKIFGPQRDWECYCGKYKRVRFKGIVCERCGVEVTRSKVRRERMGHIELAAAVTHIWYFKGVPSRLGYLLDLAPKDLEKIIYFASYVITSVDAEARHRDMTTIENEIFAEKRQAENARDAEIEKRAVKLEADLAELEAEGAKADVRRKVKEAGEREMRQIRDKAQREIDRLDEVLDTFRKLDSKQLVTDELLYRELRDRFGEYFTGGMGAEAIKALVQNMDLEAEAEFLRETIRSGKGQRKLRALKRLKVVAAFLATGNSPLGMVLDCVPVIPPDLRPMVQLDGGRFATSDLNDLYRRVINRNNRLKRLIDLGAPEIIVNNEKRMLQEAVDALFDNGRRGRPVTGPGNRPLKSLSDMLKGKQGRFRQNLLGKRVDYSGRSVIVVGPRLKLHQCGLPKQMALELFKPFVMKRLVDLNHAQNIKSAKRMVERQRPVVWDVLEEVITEHPVLLNRAPTLHRLGIQAFEPQLVEGKAIQIHPLVCTAFNADFDGDQMAVHVPLSAEAQAEARILMLSSNNILKPADGKPVTMPTQDMIIGLYHLTHTRPNMLGEGRVFSSEAEAMMAFDNGELHLQAPVRIRLKGITSVDNGPAGPVWEAPEGWEPNEQVILDTTLGRVLFNETLPVGYRFVNHEVRKGQLSGIVNDLAERYPKVALAATLDALKEAGFHWATWSGVTIGMEDVISPPRKGQILERYEKEAERFDKQYQRGLMTAEERRGELIELWTKATNEVAKELETALPLENPLWRMIHSGARGNMLQLRQIAAIRGLVANPKGEIIPRPIKSSYREGLSVLEYFISTHGARKGLADTALRTADSGYLTRRLVDVSQDVIIREDDCGTDRAIPMQIGTRHDGVLSVHEHAETGAHARTLAEDMSDPSGNLVAARGTDLNSIVVEKLVKAGIEGVRVRSVLTCESKLGVCAACYGRSLPTGKLVDVGEAVGIIAAQSIGEPGTQLTMRTFHTGGAASGEDITQGLPRVQEIFEARVPKGKAPIADTPGRIRIEAGDRSKKIIIVPDDGSEEIVHDKISNRVKLRVHDGSHVEVGEKLTEGTIDPHELLRIMGPRAVQVHLTNEVQEVYRSQGVMIHDKHIEIIIRQMLKRVTIIDSGATEFLPGVLVDRAQFEGENRRLVSEGGEPAAGRPVLMGITKASLATESWLSAASFQETTRVLTDAAINARSDSLIGLKENVIIGKLIPAGTGISKYRNVRVEPTEEAKAKVYSMTSYGETDYGFGPASGVAVPLDDFDFGSYR from the coding sequence GTGCTCGACGTTAACTTCTTCGATGAGCTTCGGATCGGCCTGGCGGGCGCTGAAGACATCCGGCGCTGGTCGCACGGCGAGGTCAAGAAGCCCGAAACGATCAACTACCGCACCCTGAAGCCCGAGAAGGACGGACTCTTCTGCGAGAAGATCTTCGGCCCTCAGCGGGACTGGGAGTGCTACTGCGGCAAGTACAAGCGGGTCCGCTTCAAGGGCATCGTCTGTGAGCGCTGCGGCGTCGAGGTGACCCGTTCCAAGGTGCGTCGTGAGCGGATGGGCCACATCGAGCTCGCCGCCGCGGTCACCCACATCTGGTACTTCAAGGGCGTGCCGAGCCGGCTGGGTTACCTGCTGGACCTCGCGCCGAAGGACCTTGAGAAGATCATCTACTTCGCCTCGTACGTGATCACGAGCGTGGACGCCGAGGCGCGTCACCGCGACATGACCACCATCGAGAACGAGATCTTCGCCGAGAAGCGGCAGGCCGAGAACGCCCGCGACGCCGAGATCGAGAAGCGCGCGGTCAAGCTCGAGGCCGACCTGGCCGAGCTCGAGGCCGAGGGCGCCAAGGCGGACGTGCGCCGCAAGGTCAAGGAGGCCGGCGAGCGCGAGATGCGCCAGATCCGCGACAAGGCGCAGCGCGAGATCGACCGCCTCGACGAGGTGCTGGACACGTTCCGCAAGCTCGACTCGAAGCAGCTGGTCACCGACGAGCTGCTCTACCGCGAGCTGCGCGACCGCTTCGGTGAGTACTTCACCGGCGGCATGGGCGCCGAGGCCATCAAGGCCCTGGTGCAGAACATGGACCTCGAGGCCGAGGCCGAGTTCCTGCGTGAGACCATCCGCTCGGGCAAGGGCCAGCGCAAGCTGCGCGCGCTCAAGCGGCTCAAGGTCGTGGCCGCGTTCCTGGCCACCGGCAACTCGCCGCTGGGCATGGTGCTGGACTGCGTCCCGGTCATCCCGCCGGACCTGCGCCCGATGGTGCAGCTCGACGGTGGCCGCTTCGCGACGTCCGACCTGAACGACCTGTACCGCCGGGTCATCAACCGCAACAACCGCCTCAAGCGTCTGATCGACCTCGGCGCGCCCGAGATCATCGTGAACAACGAGAAGCGGATGCTGCAGGAGGCCGTCGACGCGCTGTTCGACAACGGCCGCCGTGGCCGGCCGGTGACGGGTCCGGGCAACCGCCCGCTCAAGTCGCTGTCCGACATGCTCAAGGGCAAGCAGGGCCGGTTCCGTCAGAACCTGCTCGGCAAGCGCGTGGACTACTCGGGCCGTTCCGTCATCGTCGTCGGCCCGCGGCTGAAGCTGCACCAGTGCGGTCTGCCCAAGCAGATGGCGCTGGAGCTGTTCAAGCCGTTCGTGATGAAGCGGCTGGTCGACCTGAACCACGCCCAGAACATCAAGTCGGCCAAGCGCATGGTCGAGCGTCAGCGTCCGGTCGTGTGGGACGTGCTGGAAGAGGTCATCACCGAGCACCCGGTGCTGCTCAACCGTGCACCCACCCTGCACCGTCTGGGCATCCAGGCCTTCGAGCCGCAGCTGGTCGAGGGCAAGGCCATCCAGATCCACCCGCTCGTCTGCACCGCCTTCAACGCGGACTTCGACGGTGACCAGATGGCCGTGCACGTGCCGCTGTCCGCCGAGGCCCAGGCCGAGGCGCGCATCCTGATGCTGTCCAGCAACAACATCCTCAAGCCGGCCGACGGCAAGCCGGTGACCATGCCCACCCAGGACATGATCATCGGGCTGTACCACCTGACCCACACCCGTCCCAACATGCTGGGCGAGGGTCGCGTGTTCAGCTCCGAGGCCGAGGCGATGATGGCCTTCGACAACGGCGAGCTGCACCTGCAGGCGCCGGTGCGGATCCGGCTCAAGGGCATCACCTCGGTGGACAACGGGCCGGCCGGCCCGGTCTGGGAGGCGCCCGAGGGCTGGGAGCCGAACGAGCAGGTCATCCTGGACACCACGCTGGGCCGGGTGCTCTTCAACGAGACCCTCCCGGTGGGCTACCGCTTCGTCAACCACGAGGTCCGCAAGGGCCAGCTCTCGGGCATCGTGAACGACCTGGCCGAGCGCTACCCGAAGGTCGCCCTGGCGGCGACGCTGGACGCGCTCAAGGAGGCCGGCTTCCACTGGGCCACCTGGTCCGGCGTCACCATCGGCATGGAGGACGTCATCTCGCCGCCGCGCAAGGGCCAGATCCTTGAGCGGTACGAGAAGGAGGCCGAGCGCTTCGACAAGCAGTACCAGCGTGGTCTGATGACCGCCGAGGAGCGCCGCGGCGAGCTGATCGAGCTGTGGACCAAGGCGACCAACGAGGTGGCCAAGGAGCTGGAGACGGCGCTGCCGCTGGAGAACCCGCTGTGGCGCATGATCCACTCGGGCGCTCGAGGCAACATGCTGCAGCTGCGCCAGATCGCGGCGATCCGTGGCCTGGTGGCCAACCCGAAGGGTGAGATCATCCCGCGGCCGATCAAGTCCTCGTACCGCGAGGGCCTGAGCGTGCTGGAGTACTTCATCTCCACGCACGGCGCCCGCAAGGGTCTGGCCGACACCGCGCTGCGTACCGCCGACTCGGGTTACCTGACCCGTCGTCTGGTGGACGTGTCGCAGGACGTGATCATCCGCGAGGACGACTGCGGCACCGACCGGGCGATCCCGATGCAGATCGGCACGCGTCACGACGGTGTGCTGTCGGTGCACGAGCACGCCGAGACCGGCGCGCACGCCCGCACCCTGGCCGAGGACATGTCGGACCCGTCCGGCAACCTCGTCGCGGCCCGCGGCACCGACCTCAACTCGATCGTCGTCGAGAAGCTGGTCAAGGCCGGCATCGAGGGCGTGCGGGTGCGGTCCGTGCTCACCTGCGAGTCCAAGCTGGGCGTCTGCGCGGCCTGCTACGGCCGTTCGCTGCCGACCGGCAAGCTGGTGGACGTCGGCGAGGCCGTCGGCATCATCGCGGCCCAGTCGATCGGTGAGCCCGGTACCCAGCTGACGATGCGTACCTTCCACACCGGTGGTGCGGCCTCGGGTGAGGACATCACCCAGGGTCTGCCCCGTGTCCAGGAGATCTTCGAGGCGCGCGTGCCCAAGGGCAAGGCGCCGATCGCGGACACTCCGGGACGCATCCGGATCGAGGCGGGCGACCGGTCGAAGAAGATCATCATCGTGCCGGACGACGGCAGCGAGGAGATCGTCCACGACAAGATCTCGAACCGGGTGAAGCTGCGGGTGCACGACGGCTCGCACGTGGAGGTCGGCGAGAAGCTCACCGAGGGCACCATCGACCCGCACGAGCTGCTGCGCATCATGGGTCCGCGCGCGGTCCAGGTCCACCTGACCAACGAGGTCCAGGAGGTCTACCGCTCGCAGGGCGTAATGATCCACGACAAGCACATCGAGATCATCATTCGCCAGATGCTCAAGCGCGTGACGATCATCGACTCCGGCGCGACCGAGTTCCTGCCGGGTGTGCTGGTCGACCGTGCGCAGTTCGAGGGCGAGAACCGCCGCCTGGTCTCCGAGGGCGGCGAGCCCGCGGCCGGCCGTCCGGTGCTGATGGGTATCACCAAGGCGTCGCTGGCGACCGAGTCGTGGCTCTCGGCGGCCTCCTTCCAGGAGACCACCCGGGTGCTCACCGACGCGGCGATCAACGCGCGCAGTGACTCGCTCATCGGTCTCAAGGAGAACGTCATCATCGGCAAGCTCATCCCGGCGGGTACCGGCATCAGCAAGTACCGCAACGTCCGGGTGGAGCCGACCGAGGAGGCGAAGGCCAAGGTCTACTCGATGACCTCGTACGGCGAGACCGACTACGGCTTCGGCCCGGCGTCGGGTGTCGCGGTGCCGCTGGACGACTTCGACTTCGGGTCGTACCGGTAA
- the rpoB gene encoding DNA-directed RNA polymerase subunit beta — protein sequence MAASRPAKTSRSSSAFAPRRISFGRITEHLEVPNLLAIQTESFDWLVGNESWQSRSSALADARSGLAEILEEISPIEDFSGTMSLSFSDPRFDEVKASIEECKEKDLTYCAPLFVTAEFTNNSTGEIKSQTVFMGDFPMMTPKGTFIINGTERIVVSQLVRSPGVYFSKEPDKTSDRDLSSVKVIPSRGAWLEFDIDKRDTVGVRIDRKRRQAVTVLLKAIGWTNDQIRERFAWSELLMTTLEKDHIAGQDEALLDIYRKLRPGEPPTRENAQTLLDNLFFNPKRYDVAKVGRYKFNKKLELEIPITTGTLTEDDIVATVEYLARLHAGEEGYEADDIDHFGNRRLRTVGELIQNQVRVGLSRMERVVRERMTTQDVEAITPQTLINIRPVVAAIKEFFGTSQLSQFMDQTNPLAGLTHRRRLSALGPGGLSRDRAGFEVRDVHPSHYGRMCPIETPEGPNIGLIGALSTFARVNPFGFVETPYRKVVEGRVTDQIDYLTADEEDRYIKAQANAVLMGDGSFAEDRVLVRRKGGEVDYVPPAQVDYMDVSPRQMVSVATAMIPFLEHDDANRALMGANMQRQAVPLVKAEAPLVGTGMEYRAATDAGDVVVAEVGGVVEDLCADYITVHQDDGFRRTYLLHKFRRSNSGSCVNQKPVVPEGARVEAGQVIADGPCTDNGEMALGRNLLVAFMPWEGHNYEDAIILSQRLVQEDVLTSIHIEEHEVDARDTKLGPEEITRDIPNVSEEMLADLDERGIIRIGAEVVPGDILVGKVTPKGETELTPEERLLRAIFGEKAREVRDTSLKVPHGETGTVIGVRTFSREDGDELPPGVNELVRVYVAQKRKIQDGDKLAGRHGNKGVISKILPVEDMPFLEDGTPVDIVLNPLGVPGRMNIGQVLEVHLGWVAKTGWKVSGDDAEWKKALRSIGAHEAEANTNVATPVFDGAHDDEIAGLLGSTLPNRDGTQLIGESGKAKLFDGRSGEPLPDPISVGYMYILKLNHLVDDKIHARSTGPYSMITQQPLGGKAQFGGQRFGEMECWAMQAYGAAYALQELLTIKSDDVLGRVKVYEAIVKGENIPEPGIPESFKVLLKELQSLCLNVEVLSSDGVALEMRETDDEVFRAAEELGIDLSRREPSSVEEV from the coding sequence TTGGCAGCCTCCCGCCCTGCGAAGACCAGTCGATCGTCGAGCGCGTTCGCTCCCCGCCGGATCTCCTTCGGCAGGATCACCGAACACCTCGAAGTACCCAATCTGCTCGCTATCCAAACCGAGTCTTTTGACTGGCTTGTCGGCAATGAGTCCTGGCAGTCCCGTTCGTCGGCTCTGGCAGACGCCCGCTCCGGGCTCGCGGAGATCCTCGAAGAGATCAGCCCGATCGAGGACTTCTCCGGCACCATGTCGCTCAGCTTCTCCGACCCGCGCTTCGACGAGGTCAAGGCCTCCATCGAGGAGTGCAAGGAGAAGGACCTCACCTACTGCGCGCCGCTGTTCGTGACCGCGGAGTTCACCAACAACTCGACTGGCGAGATCAAGAGCCAGACCGTGTTCATGGGTGACTTCCCGATGATGACGCCGAAGGGCACTTTCATCATCAACGGCACGGAGCGCATCGTCGTCAGCCAGCTTGTCCGCTCTCCTGGCGTGTACTTCTCCAAGGAGCCGGACAAGACCTCCGACCGCGATCTCTCCAGCGTCAAGGTCATCCCCAGCCGGGGTGCCTGGCTGGAGTTCGACATCGACAAGCGCGACACGGTCGGTGTGCGTATCGACCGCAAGCGCCGGCAGGCCGTCACCGTCCTGCTGAAGGCGATCGGTTGGACCAACGACCAGATCCGCGAGCGCTTCGCGTGGTCCGAGTTGCTGATGACCACCCTCGAGAAGGACCACATCGCCGGTCAGGACGAGGCCCTTCTCGACATCTACCGCAAGCTGCGCCCTGGCGAGCCGCCGACGCGCGAGAACGCCCAGACCCTGCTCGACAACCTCTTCTTCAACCCGAAGCGGTACGACGTCGCCAAGGTCGGTCGTTACAAGTTCAACAAGAAGCTCGAGCTCGAGATCCCGATCACGACGGGGACGCTGACCGAGGACGACATCGTCGCCACCGTGGAGTACCTGGCCCGCCTGCACGCGGGCGAGGAGGGCTACGAGGCCGACGACATCGACCACTTCGGCAACCGTCGTCTGCGCACCGTCGGTGAGCTGATCCAGAACCAGGTTCGGGTCGGTCTCTCCCGCATGGAGCGCGTCGTGCGCGAGCGCATGACGACGCAGGACGTCGAGGCGATCACGCCGCAGACCCTGATCAACATCCGCCCCGTGGTGGCTGCGATCAAGGAGTTCTTCGGCACGTCGCAGCTGTCGCAGTTCATGGACCAGACCAACCCGCTCGCGGGTCTGACCCACCGTCGCCGCCTGTCGGCGCTCGGCCCGGGTGGTCTGTCGCGTGACCGCGCCGGCTTCGAGGTCCGTGACGTGCACCCGTCGCACTACGGCCGGATGTGCCCGATCGAGACGCCGGAAGGCCCGAACATCGGTCTGATCGGCGCGCTGTCGACGTTCGCGCGGGTCAACCCGTTCGGTTTCGTCGAGACGCCGTACCGCAAGGTCGTCGAGGGCCGGGTCACCGACCAGATCGACTACCTGACCGCGGACGAGGAAGACCGTTACATCAAGGCGCAGGCGAACGCCGTGCTGATGGGTGACGGCTCCTTCGCCGAGGACCGCGTCCTGGTCCGCCGTAAGGGCGGTGAGGTCGACTACGTGCCGCCGGCACAGGTCGACTACATGGACGTGTCGCCGCGGCAGATGGTGTCCGTCGCGACCGCGATGATCCCGTTCCTCGAGCACGACGACGCCAACCGTGCCCTCATGGGTGCGAACATGCAGCGTCAGGCGGTGCCGCTGGTCAAGGCCGAGGCCCCGCTGGTCGGCACGGGTATGGAGTACCGTGCCGCGACCGACGCCGGCGACGTGGTCGTGGCCGAGGTCGGCGGCGTGGTCGAGGACCTGTGCGCGGACTACATCACCGTGCACCAGGACGACGGCTTCCGCCGGACCTACCTGCTGCACAAGTTCCGCCGGTCCAACTCGGGCTCGTGCGTGAACCAGAAGCCGGTGGTCCCGGAGGGCGCCCGCGTCGAGGCCGGTCAGGTCATCGCCGACGGTCCCTGCACCGACAACGGTGAGATGGCGCTCGGCCGCAACCTGCTGGTCGCCTTCATGCCGTGGGAGGGCCACAACTACGAGGACGCGATCATCCTGTCCCAGCGTCTGGTGCAGGAGGACGTGCTCACCTCGATTCACATCGAGGAGCACGAGGTCGACGCCCGCGACACCAAGCTGGGCCCGGAGGAGATCACCCGCGACATCCCGAACGTCAGCGAAGAGATGCTGGCGGACCTGGACGAGCGGGGCATCATCCGGATCGGCGCCGAGGTCGTGCCGGGCGACATCCTGGTCGGCAAGGTCACGCCCAAGGGCGAGACCGAGCTGACCCCGGAGGAGCGGCTGCTCCGCGCGATCTTCGGTGAGAAGGCGCGCGAGGTCCGTGACACCTCGCTGAAGGTGCCGCACGGCGAGACCGGCACGGTCATCGGTGTGCGCACGTTCTCCCGCGAGGACGGCGACGAGCTGCCCCCGGGCGTCAACGAGCTGGTCCGGGTGTACGTGGCCCAGAAGCGCAAGATCCAGGACGGTGACAAGCTCGCCGGCCGCCACGGCAACAAGGGTGTCATCTCCAAGATCCTTCCGGTCGAGGACATGCCGTTCCTGGAGGACGGCACGCCCGTCGACATCGTGCTCAACCCGCTGGGTGTGCCCGGTCGAATGAACATCGGCCAGGTTCTCGAGGTCCACCTGGGCTGGGTCGCGAAGACCGGCTGGAAGGTCTCGGGCGACGACGCCGAGTGGAAGAAGGCGCTGCGCTCGATCGGCGCGCACGAGGCCGAGGCCAACACGAACGTGGCCACCCCGGTCTTCGACGGCGCGCACGACGACGAGATCGCCGGTCTGCTCGGCAGCACCCTGCCCAACCGCGACGGCACCCAGCTGATCGGCGAGTCGGGCAAGGCCAAGCTGTTCGACGGCCGCTCGGGTGAGCCGCTGCCGGACCCGATCTCGGTCGGCTACATGTACATCCTGAAGCTGAACCACCTGGTCGACGACAAGATCCACGCTCGGTCGACCGGCCCGTACTCGATGATCACGCAGCAGCCGCTGGGTGGTAAGGCGCAGTTCGGTGGCCAGCGGTTCGGCGAGATGGAGTGCTGGGCGATGCAGGCCTACGGCGCGGCTTACGCGCTGCAGGAGCTGCTGACCATCAAGTCCGACGACGTGCTGGGTCGCGTGAAGGTCTACGAGGCCATCGTCAAGGGCGAGAACATCCCCGAGCCGGGTATCCCCGAGTCGTTCAAGGTGCTGCTCAAGGAACTGCAGTCGCTGTGCCTGAACGTCGAGGTGCTGTCCAGCGACGGGGTCGCCCTGGAGATGCGCGAGACCGACGACGAGGTGTTCCGGGCGGCGGAGGAGCTCGGTATCGATCTGTCCCGGCGGGAGCCGAGCAGCGTCGAGGAAGTCTGA
- the rplL gene encoding 50S ribosomal protein L7/L12, with translation MAKLSSTELLEAFKEMTLIELSEFVKEFETTFDVKAAAPVAVAAAGPVGGAPAEVEEKDEFDVVLESDGGKKIQVIKVVRELTGLGLKEAKDVVEAAPKAILEKANKETAEKAKAKLEAEGAKVTLK, from the coding sequence ATGGCGAAGCTGAGCAGCACCGAGCTCCTCGAGGCCTTCAAGGAGATGACCCTGATCGAGCTCTCCGAGTTCGTGAAGGAGTTCGAGACCACCTTCGACGTGAAGGCCGCCGCCCCGGTCGCCGTCGCGGCCGCCGGCCCGGTCGGCGGCGCGCCCGCCGAGGTCGAGGAGAAGGACGAGTTCGACGTCGTCCTCGAGTCCGACGGTGGCAAGAAGATCCAGGTCATCAAGGTCGTGCGTGAGCTGACCGGCCTGGGCCTGAAGGAGGCCAAGGACGTGGTCGAGGCCGCGCCGAAGGCCATCCTCGAGAAGGCCAACAAGGAGACCGCCGAGAAGGCCAAGGCGAAGCTCGAGGCCGAGGGCGCCAAGGTCACCCTCAAGTGA
- the rplJ gene encoding 50S ribosomal protein L10, with protein MADKIRADKAGSVAELTERFRESNATVLTEYRGLTVKQLTELRRSLGGAEYTVAKNTLAKRAATDAGLTGLDALFTGPTALAFVSGDVVEAAKGLKEFAKANPLLVIKGGVFEGKAITAAEVAKLADLESREVLLAKLAGAMKASMGNAAALFQAPLAQAVRTVAALQDKREKEGADA; from the coding sequence ATGGCGGACAAGATCCGTGCCGACAAGGCCGGCAGTGTTGCGGAGCTCACCGAGCGCTTCCGCGAGTCGAACGCCACGGTGCTCACCGAGTACCGCGGCCTGACCGTGAAGCAGCTGACCGAGCTGCGTCGTTCGCTGGGCGGTGCCGAGTACACCGTTGCCAAGAACACGCTTGCCAAGCGCGCCGCGACCGACGCCGGTCTGACCGGTCTCGACGCTCTGTTCACCGGTCCTACCGCGCTCGCCTTCGTCTCCGGCGATGTCGTCGAGGCGGCGAAGGGCCTGAAGGAGTTCGCGAAGGCGAACCCGCTGCTCGTCATCAAGGGCGGCGTCTTCGAGGGCAAGGCGATCACGGCGGCCGAGGTCGCCAAGCTCGCCGACCTCGAGTCCCGCGAGGTGCTGCTGGCCAAGCTGGCCGGCGCGATGAAGGCAAGCATGGGCAACGCCGCGGCGCTCTTCCAGGCCCCGCTGGCGCAGGCCGTTCGCACGGTTGCTGCCCTGCAGGACAAGCGCGAGAAGGAGGGCGCCGACGCCTGA
- a CDS encoding GntR family transcriptional regulator, with protein sequence MIPTITIRPGPVPPYEQIRAQVEALINGGLLAPGHRLPPIRQLAADLGLATGTVARAYQELESAGLVTTRRAAGTVVAARAPAPPTDRRGPLAQAAHGYTTTALTLGADLDEALAAIRAAWPHS encoded by the coding sequence GTGATCCCCACGATCACCATCCGGCCCGGCCCCGTGCCGCCCTATGAACAGATCCGGGCACAGGTCGAGGCGCTGATCAACGGTGGACTGCTGGCACCCGGCCACCGCCTGCCGCCGATCCGGCAGCTCGCCGCGGACCTGGGCCTGGCCACCGGCACCGTGGCCCGCGCCTACCAGGAGCTGGAGTCGGCCGGGCTGGTGACCACGCGGCGCGCGGCGGGCACGGTGGTCGCCGCACGAGCCCCCGCACCGCCGACGGACCGACGGGGGCCGCTGGCACAGGCGGCGCACGGCTACACCACCACCGCCCTCACCCTCGGCGCGGACCTCGACGAGGCACTCGCCGCGATCCGCGCAGCCTGGCCCCACTCCTGA